One window of Micromonas commoda chromosome 1, complete sequence genomic DNA carries:
- the CK2B gene encoding predicted protein (casein kinase II subunit beta), which translates to MSTVERSNSRDGNVNTLAATTVDTIEERFPNKPTYLNQDTESTDDASTGNSSADEDEQSWISWFCSLKGNEFFCEVDEEYIQDDFNLSGLSSMVPYYDYALDLILDVESPNDDMLTEQQHELVESAAEMLYGLIHARYTLTSRGMVAMLEKYKQCHFGRCPRVYCNNHPCLPVGTSDVFRTATVKIFCPKCEEIFFPRSKYQGNIDGAYFGTTFPHLFLMTYGYLKPQKSSSMYVPKIFGFKIRDQNDGNNQSNDRHDLFGEKMHNRK; encoded by the exons ATGTCAACTGTTGAAAGATCGAATTCAAGGGATGGCAATGTAAATACTTTGGCCGCGACTACAGTTGATACTATTGAGGAACGTTTCCCGAACAAGCCGACCTACCTCAATCAGGACACAGAATCtaccgacgacgcgtcgactGGTAACTCTTCAGCGGACGAGGATGAACAGTCTTGGATATCATGGTTTTGCAGCTTGAAAGGGAATGAATTCTTTTGCGAAGTCGATGAAGAGTACATTCAGGACGACTTCAATCTCAGCGGCCTGAGTAGTATGGTTCCCTACTACGACTACGCGCTTGACCTAATCCTGGACGTGGAGTCTCCAAATGATGACATGCTGACTGAGCAACAACATGAACTAGTCGAGTCTGCCGCAGAGATGTTATACGGTCTCATTCATGCGCGATATACTCTCACCAGTCGTGGCATGGTCGCGATGCTCGAAAAGTACAAGCAATGTCACTTCGGTCGTTGCCCGCGTGTCTATTGTAACAACCATCCTTGCTTACCTGTTGGTACATCTGACGTGTTCAGAACAGCTACTGTCAAGATTTTCTGCCCGAAATGTGAG GAAATTTTTTTCCCCCGAAGCAAGTATCAAGGAAATATTGATGGCGCATACTTCGGAACTACCTTTCCACACCTCTTTCTCATGACATATGGTTACTTAAAGCCGCAAAAGAGCTCATCGATGTATGTGCCAAAAATTTTTGGTTTCAAG ATACGAGACCAAAATGACGGGAACAACCAATCCAATGACCGCCATGATCTTTTCGGAGAAAAAATGCACAACCGCAAGTGA
- the LAG1 gene encoding predicted protein (Longevity-assurance protein, putative dihydroceramide synth. regulator), with translation MFSRSVFRRKLTRILRVTKVAFEGATQRFDVDIGRIPGRGWNYNFHMSNIARWSIVINETLRLLNALTCRIFADELKGELRTPVFEGQTDFLVFLLLSLGLFVINWGLRLAIVEPLAALLLGSRSTRSRVQKFAQSSLEMIFYGAFSVFGASVVPKQEWFWPSKLWWSEFITGESLFMTDELKLYYLLYAARYCQGAVSVFIEHKRKDFWEMQVHHFVTVSLIGVSYAYGWNRVGAVVMVLLDPADVPLHIAKQFKYIGDARGGNTQKFMQAGADFFFVVFMLLFGIMRLGLYPYVVWSAHIEARRYFVYGYGAWTCVVLLYVLLMLQLYWFALILKVAIKVITSGTAEDVRSDDEDEDRNKIPKKNN, from the exons ATGTTCTCAAGGTCCGTTTTTCGACGCAAATTGACACGCATCCTCCGTGTTACTAAAGTAGCTTTCGAAGGTGCGACTCAGAGATTCGACGTTGACATTGGGCGTATACCCGGTCGGGGGTGGAATTACAACTTTCACATGTCCAACATCGCGCGCTGGTCGATCGTCATCAACGAAACACTTCGACTCCTCAACGCACTCACCTGCCGTATTTTTGCAGATGAACTGAAG GGTGAGCTTCGCACACCCGTCTTCGAGGGCCAAACCGACTTCTTGGTGTTCCTGCTGTTGTCCCTCGGTCTCTTTGTCATAAACTGGGGGCTTCGCCTCGCTATCGTCGAACCACTTGCTGCGCTTCTTCTCGGTAGTCGCTCTACTCGATCACGAGTTCAAAAATTTGCCCAGAGCTCTCTTGAGATGATATTCTACGGGGCCTTTTCTGTATTTGGAGCCTCTGTTGTCCCAAAACAGGAATGGTTTTGGCCCTCAAAGCTCTGGTGGTCGGAGTTCATTACTGGAGAGTCATTATTTATGACTGATGAACTCAAACTCTATTACCTTCTATACGCGGCACGATATTGTCAAGGAGCCGTTTCTGTATTTATTGAGCACAAACGCAAAGACTTCTGGGAGATGCAGGTACATCATTTTGTGACAGTTTCCCTGATAGGCGTTTCTTACGCGTACGGTTGGAACCGGGTGGGTGCTGTGGTAATGGTTCTGCTAGATCCCGCGGATGTGCCCCTGCACATTGCAAAACAGTTCAAGTATATTGGAGATGCTCGCGGAGGTAATACTCAGAAATTTATGCAGGCGGGAGCAGACTTCTTCTTCGTTGTGTTCATGCTGCTTTTTGGCATAATGCGCCTTGGTCTTTATCCTTACGTGGTATGGAGTGCTCACATTGAAGCAAGAAGATACTTCGTATACGGTTATGGTGCTTGGACTTGTGTGGTGCTGCTGTACGTCTTGCTTATGCTTCAACTATACTGGTTTGCATTGATCCTCAAGGTCGCCATCAAGGTTATCACAAGTGGCACTGCAGAAGATGTTCGGAGTGACGATGAAGATGAGGACAGAAATAAAATCCCCAAGAAGAACAACTGA
- a CDS encoding predicted protein, giving the protein MLIADERQLYLRQRFIDFLDSSLFGNYHKVIEDLIESNERRLAIDLNALRQFSSDLATGLLREPGDYLLALKQAVEELVGAIDPKFLGHGDIHVTLTGGFGYHRISPRELLSPFLGKVVSVEGVITKCSCVRPKVARTTHFCEATGSFITREYRDSISTTGAPTTSIYPTRDQNGNLLTTEFGLCSYRDHQTLGMQEMPENSPAGKLPRSVDVILEDDLVDACKPGDRVSVVGIYKAIPAKSMGSGITGVFRTVLVALSVYQLSKEVAAPALNHEDIQKINELPRRMNPDGLLELLGRSFAPSICGHEEIKKALVLLLFGGTEKNLLNGTHIRGDINCLMVGDPSVAKSQLLRCVMGVAAYAVSTTGRGSSGVGLTAAVTTDQESGERKLEAGAMVLADRGVVCIDEFDKMNDSDRVAIHEVMEQQTVTIAKGGIHASLNARCSVVAAANPIYGSYDHSHGITRNINLPDSLLSRFDMLFIVLDRSDSKVDRAISSHVLDMHSRENPSLSTKLMLQRDVTLAQGKNELESSMYMSHGALGEVLSKRFLQKYIYYAKHRPWEPTLTPGAENFIAEQYSRWRVDKATESRARRTLPITARTLETMIRLSTAHAKMRISKSVDVVDASVAIDIMRFVVEAEGLTVDKTNGTGPEYHQKDEG; this is encoded by the exons ATGCTCATCGCAGATGAGAGACAACTGTATTTGAGACAGCGTTTCATCGACTTTCTTGATTCGTCGCTGTTCGGAAACTATCACAAAGTTATTGAGGATCTCATCGAAAGTAACGAGAGGCGTTTAGCGATCGACTTGAACGCACTGCGCCAGTTTTCTTCGGACTTAGCTACCGG ACTACTCCGAGAGCCGGGAGACTATTTGTTAGCTTTAAAACAAGCAGTTGAGGAGTTAGTTGGTGCAATAGATCCAAAGTTTCTCGGGCACGGCGATATCCACGTAACTCTCACGGGAGG CTTTGGATATCACCGCATCTCACCTCGAGAGCTATTGTCGCCATTCCTTGGAAAAGTTGTCAGCGTCGAGGGAGTGATAACAAAAT GCTCCTGTGTCCGTCCGAAAGTTGCGAGAACTACTCACTTTTGCGAGGCTACGGG GAGCTTCATCACTCGGGAGTACAGAGATTCGATTTCAACAACCGGGGCTCCAACAACCTCCATCTACCCAACAAG GGATCAGAACGGAAATTTGCTCACGACAGAATTCGGTTTGTGTTCGTATCGTGATCATCAAACACTCGGCATGCAAGAGATGCCTGAAAACTCGCCTGCTGGTAAG CTTCCACGCTCTGTCGATGTTATTCTAGAGGACGACTTGGTAGATGCGTGTAAACCTGGTGATCGAGTGAGCGTTGTTGGTATTTATAAA GCCATTCCTGCAAAATCGATGGGATCGGGCATAACTGGAGTATTTCGGACCGTTCTCGTCGCACTCAGTGTTTATCAACTCAGTAAAGAAGTCGCAGCTCCAGCTTTAAACCACGAG GACATACAAAAAATTAACGAGCTCCCGAGGAGAATGAACCCCGACGGGTTACTGGAACTCCTCGGTCGATCATTTGCCCCGTCTATTTGTGGTCATGAA GAAATTAAAAAAGCGCTCGTCCTCTTACTGTTCGGCGGCACAGAGAAGAATCTTTTGAATGGGACGCACATTCGTGGAGACATCAACTGCCTAATGGTTGGAGACCCATCCGTCGCAAAGTCTCAACTTTTAAGATGCGTTATGGGCGTGGCTGCGTATGCAGTCAG TACTACCGGACGAGGATCTTCCGGTGTCGGTCTAACTGCTGCAGTTACCACTGACCAAGAAAGTGGTGAAAGAAAGCTCGAA GCGGGTGCAATGGTTCTTGCAGATAGAGGAGTGGTGTGTATTGACGAGTTTGACAAAATGAATGATTCAGACAGGGTCGCAATCCACGAAGTTATGGAGCAGCAAACTGTTACTATTGCAAAG GGTGGCATTCATGCTTCGCTGAATGCTCGATGCAGTGTAGTGGCAGCCGCAAATCCAATATATGGCAGCTACGATCATAGCCATGGAATTACGCGTAACATCAATCTTCCAGATTCACTTTTGTCTCGCTTCGACATGCTGTTTATCGTTCTTGATAGATCTGACTCAAAG GTTGATCGAGCCATCTCCTCGCATGTCCTCGACATGCATTCCCGCGAAAATCCAAGTTTGTCCACAAAATTAATGTTGCAGAGAGATGTTACGCTTGCACAGGGCAAAAAT GAACTTGAATCATCCATGTACATGTCTCATGGTGCCCTTGGAGAAGTTTTGTCGAAAAGATTTCTTCAGAAATACATATACTATGCAAAACATAGACCCTGGGAGCCTACCTTAACACCTGGTGCAGAGAACTTTATTGCTGAGCAATATTCTCGATGGAGGGTTGACAAA GCGACCGagtcgcgagctcgacgaacTCTACCGATCACGGCGAGGACCTTGGAGACCATGATCCGTCTCTCAACAGCTCATGCAAAGATGAGAATCTCGAAATCAGTCGATGTTGTTGATGCCTCTGTCGCAATCGACATAATGCGATTTGTTGTCGAGGCAGAAGGCTTAACTGTAGACAAGACAAACGGGACGGGTCCAGAATATCACCAAAAAGACGAAGGTTAG
- the Mus81 gene encoding ercc4-like protein (Endonuclease Mus81. Partner of Mms4 for interference-insensitive cross-over): MAARHAGEVVREATLERLRTERERKKRSREAIGANDAIDPFRPSRAILTEGKLMIWDGAGWTGGSVGAPSNALNAGGHLCETVDNTLLAKRAKKAKGGPKAPWEPGYRTAAFAIGCTLHRLYLEGRKIVGIKELQDESEASGLSNQGIKIRGDAAGVQNMADPTARYRGGRGGGRRFEYNGWSCFDSSFIKAPHGHNVPLAMRWSNPVKIKLTDEGVEWCAEWHAVAHRRGDCACVAFERNAVDAAIDNGPKARWEREVLEPWKREREKGAAISAAPGRARAAARMEQRSDVGSIAMTPIRARVDEQTSTRRGVRTADEFSSMSITQLKHMLELAHIQIAGCSEKSELVELAFQHCASDTALATPGGRRSDDEVICIEDSDNDNDDQKGCEGVADHALVPARDGTASRNLENVLLGHAPRLPTLLPGQRFGDVYDVVLVVDQRENMGGRTSRVKINRDVVTDLCLQHDIRACVMHMEIGDATWVARKKDAARVGLLDDGEGCGDCHMLDAIVERKRLDDLSNSIRDSRYPEQKYHLKSLGLRGVSYLVEGDFRHMDRFDRNEASGRAVKSATVQTEAQDGFEVIRTFDTHDTLQLYARMTRALADMYAHLTRDDSSEVLCDASTGPNQAADWDFVVQEEVVPRPPTLWEFNQRMKHAKQQKLTVKNVWGSMLMQVSGLGVEIATAIIRRYPTPGHLRRAYDRCMPDSTAAANLLAMLPSSKSRTVGNTVSRAIFTQLFGCVFTPAIK; encoded by the coding sequence ATGGCCGCCAGGCACGCCGGTGAGGTGGTGCGAGAGGCGACGCTGGAGAGGCTAAGGACGGAGCGAGAGAGGAAGAAGCGCTCACGGGAGGCGATCGGAGCGAACGATGCGATCGATCCGTTCCGTCCCAGTCGCGCGATTCTGACTGAGGGGAAACTCATGATatgggacggcgccggctgGACTGGAGGTTCCGTTGGCGCACCATCAAATGCGCTGAACGCCGGCGGCCATCTGTGCGAAACTGTCGACAACACGCTGCTGGCAAAGCGGGCAAAGAAGGCCAAGGGCGGGCCGAAAGCCCCGTGGGAGCCCGGTTACAGGACTGCCGCCTTTGCCATCGGGTGCACGCTACATCGGTTGTACCTCGAAGGCCGAAAAATAGTCGGCATCAAAGAGCTTCAGGACGAGTCCGAAGCATCTGGGCTCTCAAACCAGGGGATCAAAATCCGTGGCGACGCTGCAGGTGTGCAGAACATGGCCgatccgacggcgaggtaccgcggagggcggggcggcggtaGAAGATTCGAATACAACGGATGGTCGTGCTTTGACTCTTCGTTCATCAAGGCTCCACACGGCCACAACGTTCCACTAGCGATGCGGTGGTCCAACCCGGTAAAAATTAAGCTCACGGACGAGGGCGTGGAGTGGTGCGCGGAATGGCACGCAGTGGCCCACCGGAGAGGGGACTGCGCATGCGTCGCGTTCGAACGTAATGCAGTGGATGCGGCAATCGATAATGGTCCGAAGGCGAGGTGGGAACGAGAAGTTTTGGAACCATGGAAAAGGGAGCGAGAGAAGGGCGCAGCAATTTCGGCTGCGCCGGGACGTGCCAGAGCCGCCGCTAGAATGGAACAGCGCAGCGACGTTGGGTCCATCGCAATGACgcccatccgcgcgcgcgtggatgAACAGACATCTACGAGGCGAGGCGTCCGCACCGCGGACGAGTTCAGCTCCATGTCTATTACACAGCTGAAACACATGTTGGAGCTCGCGCACATCCAAATCGCGGGGTGCTCTGAGAAGTCGGAACTAGTCGAGCTGGCGTTTCAGCACTGCGCGAGCGACACGGCGTTGGCCACCCCaggaggaagaagaagcgACGATGAAGTGATATGCATCGAAGACAGCGACAACGACAACGACGACCAAAAAGGCTGCGAGGGAGTGGCAGATCACGCGTTGGTCCCGGCGCGGGACGGAACTGCTTCCAGAAATCTTGAAAACGTGTTACTCGGCCACGCGCCCCGACTACCGACGCTTCTTCCCGGCCAACGCTTTGGCGACGTGTACGACGTGGTCCTTGTCGTCGATCAACGCGAGAACATGGGCGGGCGAACATCGCGGGTCAAGATAAATCGCGATGTTGTCACGGATCTGTGCTTGCAGCACGACATACGCGCGTGCGTCATGCATATGGAGATCGGTGACGCCACATGGGTGGCGAGgaagaaggacgccgcgcgcgtcgggctgCTGGACGACGGGGAAGGGTGTGGGGATTGCCACATGTTGGACGCGATAGTCGAGCGCAAACGGCTGGATGACCTATCCAACTCCATCCGAGACTCGCGCTATCCGGAGCAGAAGTATCACCTGAAGAGCCTGGGGCTACGGGGGGTATCCTACCTCGTGGAGGGCGACTTTCGACATATGGACCGTTTCGATCGCAACGAGGCGAGCGGGAGGGCGGTGAAGTCCGCCACCGTTCAGACGGAGGCGCAAGATGGCTTCGAAGTGATCCGAACATTCGACACCCACGATACACTGCAGTTGTACGCCCGCATGACTAGGGCCCTCGCCGACATGTACGCGCACCTCACCCGCGACGACTCTTCTGAGGTCCTTTGCGATGCGAGCACAGGCCCCAATCAAGCCGCCGATTGGGATTTTGTCGTTCAGGAAGAAGTTGTACCAAGGCCTCCGACCCTCTGGGAGTTTAACCAGCGGATGAAGCATGCGAAGCAGCAGAAGCTGACCGTCAAGAACGTGTGGGGCTCAATGCTAATGCAGGTGagcgggctcggcgtcgagatcgCCACCGCCATCATCAGAAGGTATCCCACGCCAGGTCATCTCAGGCGGGCGTATGATCGCTGCATGCCGgactccaccgcggcggcgaacctTCTTGCTATGCTGCCGTCCTCCAAGAGTCGGACCGTCGGAAACACGGTGAGCAGGGCGATTTTCACGCAGCTCTTTGGCTGTGTGTTCACCCCGGCGATAAAGTGA
- the HEC1 gene encoding predicted protein (Kinetochore protein Hec1), translating to MKDPVRSRSHLVALGASKRATVNGHNQSVGKQLDDYSVGSGGNGSACTFNREIYGQRIDFGRDCNAHVFSGHIPRVDPRPVGEKAFTNLCARQLISYLSTHGFSSSLSPKAMTSPTTKEFASLVSFLFKVLDENFKLGSKSEEDITTVFKQLRYPFQISKSSLYAVGSAHTWPYLLAALIWLVHVYIYEDEVKKVEQSKGRDSNFLNHTYRAYAYFLAGDDKASTTLEREFVSAQTEISRDLANGIQALESDNSDLHHALTEMVWKDDETVPLDKDYLLREADVYDSSANALRISIENTESRHTHIITCILSNKTSIQDAAVVTAHLRRSAFIHGSDGPSQSESNSGQGETESLVFALKTKRTTIENISHATNASIELDFTDWENGVSLLRDHAWNVQSASGVIGAPADSSSTSDHLHVPLEALETMDSEFFVSFRLAVNRVHNDKVHMQKNWCIERERLFAQNLQESQKNLQERMVLVNALDLNVCRHEHDYVAERNRIQSLLKVLMSNIAEIEEQIELQKRFPKNIVADVESILRHCQASCDLHAQRLRQEKLLTQNSMLAALDALMGHKQQVQDTFDVFHGNQHASSQSRN from the exons ATGAAAGATCCCGTGCGAAGTCGAAGTCATCTCGTGGCATTGGGCGCTTCCAAAAGGGCGACGGTGAACGGTCATAATCAAAGCGTTGGGAAACAGCTGGATGACTATTCAGTCGGTTCAGGGGGAAATGGCTCAGCGTGCACTTTCAATCGTGAGATTTACGGACAACGCATAGATTTCGGGCGAGATTGCAACGCCCATGTCTTCAGCGGACACATACCCCGCGTCGATCCAAGACCCGTCGGGGAAAAGGCGTTCACCAATTTATGTGCCAGGCAGTTGATATCCTACCTCAGCACTCATGGATTCAGTTCTTCACTTTCGCCGAAGGCAATGACATCCCCGACAACGAAGGAATTTGCATCGCTCGTCTCTTTCTTGTTCAAAGTACTAGATGAAAATTTCAAGTTAGGCTCCAAGTCTGAGGAAGACATAACAACTGTCTTCAAGCAGTTGCGCTATCCTTTCCAAATCAGCAAGAGTTCACTATATGCTGTTGGAAGCGCACATACGTGGCCCTATTTACTTGCGGCTTTGATTTGGCTCGTCCACGTCTACATCTACGAGGACGAGGTGAAAAAAGTC GAACAGTCCAAGGGACGCGACAGTAATTTTCTCAACCATACGTACCGAGCCTATGCG TACTTTCTCGCTGGTGACGATAAAGCTTCCACAACTCTCGAGCGCGAGTTTGTTTCTGCACAGACAGAAATATCACGAGACCTCGCCAACGGCATCCAGGCCCTCGAATCG GACAACTCGGACTTGCATCATGCACTCACTGAAATGGTTTGGAAAGACGACGAAACAGTGCCCTTAGATAAG GATTATCTGCTTCGTGAAGCCGATGTATATGATAGCAGTGCGAATGCTTTGAGAATCTCGATTGAGAACACTGAGTCAAGACATACGCATATCATTACGTGCATTTTGAGCAACAAG ACTTCCATCCAGGATGCAGCTGTGGTTACGGCTCACCTACGACGCTCTGCTTTTATCCACGGCTCTGATGGCCCTTCCCAGAGCGAATCA AATTCCGGGCAAGGAGAAACAGAATCACTCGTATTTGCTCTTAAGACCAAACGAACAACTATTGAGAATATCTCTCACGCAACGAATGCTTCAATCGAGCTTGATTTTACAGACTGGGAAAACGGTGTATCGTTATTGCGTGACCACGCGTGGAATGTTCAGTCTGCCTCTGGCGTGATCGGCGCGCCAGCCGACTCCTCATCAACTAGTGATCATCTCCATGTTCCCCTTGAGGCTCTTGAAACG ATGGACTCGGAATTTTTCGTTTCGTTTCGCTTGGCGGTCAACAGAGTTCATAATGACAAAGTTCACATGCAGAAAAACTG GTGTattgagcgcgagcgactgTTTGCGCAGAATCTGCAAGAAAGTCAGAAAAATCTTCAAGAAAG AATGGTCTTGGTGAATGCTCTCGATCTGAATGTATGTCGTCACGAGCACGACTATGTTGCCGAACGAAACCGTATTCAAAGTTTACTGAAGGTGTTGATGTCGAATATAGCAGAAATAGAAGAGCAG ATTGAATTACAAAAGAGATTTCCAAAGAACATAGTCGCGGATGTTGAATCTATACTTCGCCACTGTCAG GCCTCGTGCGACCTTCATGCACAGCGTCTGCGACAGGAAAAGCTCCTGACACAAAACTCGATGTTGGCGGCTTTGGATGCGCTTATGGGCCACAAACAACAAGTGCAGGATACTTTTGACGTATTCCATGGAAACCAGCACGCATCTTCGCAGTCACGTAACTAA